The Poseidonibacter lekithochrous region AGGTCTAAATCTATCAAATATTCTTTTTGGTAAAAAAGACAGATACTTACAAAATTTAAAAGGTGAGTTTTTAGGATCATAATAAAAACTAGACCAGTGTGTATGTTCATCAGGATATCTTCCAGTTAAAATAGAAGGATCAGCACCTGAAGAAAAACCGAATGTAGTTTTTAATTTTTTTCTTGTATCAATAGCTTTATTATTAAAACCATGCTTTTTATAAACTTCCCATCCAAACCCATCAATGAAGACAAATAGTGATAACTTTTTCATAACCAGTTCCTTAATCATTTTTAGAAGATTAACAACTCTATATGCAAAAAGATTGCAAGATATTACAATATGCAATATTTTGAATATAATTTTTTTAATTTGGTTAATATTGCAAAATGAAAAAGTCAATAGATATCTTAGAGAAAGTTAGTGATGAACTAAATAGACATACTGTATTTTATAAATTCAATAAAAATATTGAAGCATCAGATAAATACAAAAAAGGCAGAATTGATGCCTCTACATGGTTAAACGAGTTAGTTTATTATTATATAAAAAAAGAAAAAAACTTCATTATTGAATTTAAAGAAGAGATAAATAAACAGAAAAATAAAATAAATAGTGTTAAAAATGGGGATTATAAAATGGGTTTAATTGACGAATTAAAAACTATAGAGGATTCAATAGATGATAGAAATAATAAGTAGTTTAGCAATAGCCAGTGGTATTTATTCCGTATATAAATATGAGAAATCTTTAGAAAAAGGAAAAATACCTTTCTCTAAAAGAATAAAGAAATAGTTTAGTTTCTATTATCTTTAATAAACATTACTTGATTATTATCACCTTCAATTTCAATATGGAATAATCCAGTTGCTTTAATAAGATGGCTTAGTTTTTGATAGCCATAGTTAATTGGTGAAAATGAAGAGTTTTGTGAAATATACAAACCAACAGCTGCAATATTAGACCAACCATTATGATCTGATGTTTGCTCAACTGCCATTCTTAAAGTATGTACTAATTTTGTATCTTTTCTTAAATCTTTTTGATTTACCTTACTACTTCTCTCTTCTGAACAATCTTCATTAGAAGACTCATAAAGTTTTTCTGTATAAATAAATTGAGAGCAAGCATTAACCAAGGAACCAGGTGTTTTTGACTCTCCATAACCATAAACAGTCAAGCCATCTGAAAGAATACGAGAAACAACAGGTGAGAAATCACTATCACTTGTAACTAAAGCAATTGCACTTAAGTCTTTCGTATAAAGTAAATCCATGATATCAATAACCATTGCAATATCACTAGCATTTTTACCTTTTGTATAATCAAACTGTTGTATTGGTTTGATTGCATATTCAAGTAATGACTCTTCCCAGCCTTTTAGTTTTGGATTTTTCCAGTTACCATAGGCTTTTCTAATATTAACAACACCATATTTAGATAAATCATTTACAATACTATCTATATATTTCGAACTTACATTATCGCAGTCAATAAGCATAGCTATATTGTCTTGTTTCTTATTATGTTTCATTATTATTCTTTAATTTTTATTTTTTGAATTTAAATATTTGTTAGGCACTCATATAATAACTAAAGTATTAACAAAAGACAAGTAAAGCAAAAAATTAACAAAGCAGTCTATAACAAGATTTTAGATAATATATCTTATTAAATAACAAATATATTAGTATGTGTAGAATACTTATTTTACGGGAGTTTCAAGAAATAATATGGCATTAGTAGATTTACAAAACATATCAAAACAATACGATATAAAAACAATTTTAAAAGATGCAAACTTTACTCTAAATAGAGGACAAAGAATTGCAGTAATTGGTCAAAATGGACAAGGGAAATCAACATTATTCAAAATTATTACTAGAGATGTTGAGCCAGATTCGGGTGAAATTTCAATTGATAGATCATTAAAAATTGAGATGTTAGACCAACAACCAAAGTTTAAAGCAGGTCTTAATGTTCGAGATGCAATTGAAGGACAATTAAAAGAAATAAAAGAAGCTAGAACTGAATACGAAGAAATTACTCTAAAAATTACAACAGATTATGAAAATGAAGAGTTAATTAAAAGACAAAGCCAATTAGCTACGTTTATTGATTTTCATAATGCATGGGATTTAGATAATACAATTGAGAGAGTTTTAAAAGAGTTCAAATTAAAACAATATGAATTTAAAGATGTAAACTTACTAAGTGGTGGAGAGCAAAGAAGAGTTAGTCTTGCAGGATTACTACTTAAAAAACCTGATGTATTACTTTTAGATGAGCCTACGAATCACCTTGATGTTTATATGGTTGAATTTTTAGAGAGTTTACTTTTAAAGAATAATTTCACTTTATTATTCATCTCGCATGATAGATATTTTATTGATAATATTGCTACTTCTGTTGTTGAAGTTGAAGGTGGAACGCTAAAGAAATTCCATGGTGGTTATTCTTCTTATTTAGAACAAAAACAACAGTTATTAGAGAACATGCAAAAAGATCATCATAACTTACTTCGATTAGTAAAAAGAGAAGCTCACTGGATGCAAAGGGGAGTTACAGCTAGAAGAAAAAGAAATGAAAGAAGAAAATCTGAATATCTAGATCTTAAACAAAAAGCAAAATCAAACCCAGCTGCTATTAGAAAAATGAGCATTGAATTAGAAAGAGAACAAAAAGCCTTTAATACAGAAGACAAACAAAGAAATAAAAAGAAAATGCTTTATGAATTAGATGATGTTTGTAAAAGCTTAGGGGATAAAGAACTAATAAGAGACTTTACTTCTAGAATTCTTCAAAAAGATACTATTGCAATTGTAGGACCAAATGGTAGTGGAAAATCTACACTTCTTAAAATCTTTATGGAAAAATTTGAAGTAGATAGTGGAAAGTTCAAAAAAGGTGACTTTAATATTGGATATTTTGATCAGCAAAGAGATATGCTTGATGACAATAAAAATATTATGGATATCTTTTGTCCAGATGGTGGAGATAGAGTTACACTTCCAGATGGAAGAGATCAGCATGTTTACGGATACTTAAAAAACTTTTTATTCCCAAGAGAATACTTAGATAAAAAAGTAGGTGTTTTAAGTGGTGGTGAAAAGAATAGAGTTGCTTTAGCTTTATTATTTACTAAAAAAGTTGATTGTCTAATCCTAGATGAGCCTACAAATGATTTAGATATTCCTACTATTAATATTTTAGAAGAGTATTTACAGAGCTTCCAAGGGGCATTAATATTTGTATCTCATGATAGATATTTTGTAGATAAAATTGCAAAAAAACTATTTGTTTTCAAAGGTAAAGATGGTTTAGTGGAAGAGAGTTTCCAACCATATTCTGAATATCTAGAAATTGAAAAAGAAATTATTGATTTAGAAAGTTTAGAGCTTGAAACAAAAAAACAAGCACAAGAAAAACCAAAACAAACAGTAAAAAAACAAACAAAACTATCGTATAAAGATCAAAGAGATCATGACTCACTACCAGAAGAAATAGAAAAATTAGAAGAAAAAATAGAAGAAATAAATGAGTGTCTTATGAACCCTGCTTGTTATGAGCAAAAAGGTATAGTTGCTGTATCAAAAGAGTTAGAAGATACAGAAATTATTTATGAGCAGAAAGTAGAGAGATTTTTAGAACTAGAAGAATTAATAGAGAGCTTTAATTCGTAAGTTGCTATAATAATGATAAATTTTATAAAATAATTTTTTAACAAGGATATGCATGAGTTTAAAACAACAACTTAAAGATGATGTAAAAGTTGCAATGAGAGAAAAAAACGTAGTAAAAAGAGACTCAATTAGAGCTATTAATACTATGATTAAACAAATCGAAGTTGATGAAAGAATTGAATTAACAGACGAAGATATTATTAAACTTATTCAAAAAGGTATTAAACAAAGAGAAGAAGCAGTTACTCAATATAAAGCCGCTTCTAGAGATGATTTAGTAGCAAAAGAACAAGAACAAATTGATGTATTTAGTATTTATTTACCTGCTCAGTTAAGTGATGAAGAACTTGAAGCTGGGATGAAAGAAATTGTTGAAGCAGTAGGCGCTACATCAATGAAAGACATGGGTAAAGTAATGGGTCAAGCTACAAAGAAATTTGCAGGTGTTGCAGATGGAAAAAGAATCAACGAAGTTACAAAAAAATTATTATCATAAATTAAATAATTTCAAATAAGTAGGTAAAAAATGGAAGTAAAAGATATTATAGAAAACTTATCACCAAGAGAGAGAAGTGAAGTTAATAGTAATAATATAGATTCAATACAAAAATTAATTCCTCTATTACTAAAAAGAGTTACTCCTGAAAATGTAGAACCTCTAGCTTCACTACTTAGGAAATCAGTTTTACCATCAATATGTTTAGATGTTGATGATAAGATAGAACATTTATTTATAAAGATTGAGGCAAATCCTCAACTGCTTTTTAAAGAAGAAGTTCAAGGGAAAATTGAAGACTTTATTCTAAAAAGATTTGAAGCAGATAAAAAGTTAGTTATTGAACAAACTTCTGATATTTCAAAATTTGTAACATTAATGGGACAATACCTAAATGATGCAATTTCAAGTAGTGGAAATGGTTCTAAAAATGTTTTAAGTATTAAAGAGAAGATTCAATCAATTGATCTTAATGCTAATGGCTTAAAAGAATTAGAACAACTACAAACAGAATTAGTTTCAGCAGCTGGTTCTATTGAAGATGAAATGGATACTGTAAGTGATAAACTAAAAAGTGGAAAATCTAAAGTTCAAGAGCTTGAAGAAAAAGTAAAAACACTTGAAGAAGAATTAACTAAGTCAAAAAGTGAAAGTATGAAAGATCACCTTACTGGATTACTTACAAGACGAGCTTATGATGAAGAAGTAAAAAGAATTGAAAGTCACTATAAAAGAAGTAATACACAATATGCTGTTGTATTCTTTGATTTAGACTACTTCAAAAAAATTAATGATACTTACGGTCATGACTGTGGGGACGTGATTTTATCTACTTTTGCAAAGATACTAGATAAGAATACACGCGATGAAGATATTGTAGGACGATATGGTGGAGAAGAATTTGTAGCTATTGTACATTTTAATCTTACAAGAGAACTACTACAATATTTAAAAAGAATCAAAACAATTGTAACTTCAAATAGTTTCTTATATAAAGGAAACAAAATCAAAGTTACATTCTCAGCAGGTGTATCTATTAGACCTAATCATGACTCTTATGAGAATACTATTCAAAAAGCTGATATGTTATTATATGAAGCAAAAGAGAATGGTAGAGACCAAATCAAGCTTGAAGATGGTCGTACTATAAAATAGCTAAGTAATTAAGTTTACTTACCTATTTTTATGAACAAAACTTTTATTTATTACATAATCTCCATACTAAATCATATATTTAAGACATCTTTTTCCTACTAAAAACATTATATTATCCAAGTTTATTTATTATTATATCATTCTAAATTCTAATTTTTTTTCGAAATTCTTTTAAAAACTGTATTATTTTGATATAAAAAAGCATGATTTTTTATTTTTTTGTAATTGAAGTATAGCAATTTTGATTGTTTTTGCATGGGATATAAAGTAGATGAGTTAGACATAACATAATATATCTAACTCATATTTCAGGTAATAATAATTTTCTGTATGGAATTTTTTTGAAAGAAAAATCCCCCTACTATCTATAAATAAGAACTATCTATAAAAAGATTAGTTCATTGAGTAACCAATATTAGAATGGTTCTTAATTAGGTCATAATATGTTTTATCTCTTAAAGTTTTCACTTTATTTCTTAGAGTAAATCTAGTCATATTTTTACCTTTCCAAGCAACACTATGAATTGTTTCAATAGGAACAATCTCACCTTTATTCTCTAATAATAAAGAGAATAGAGCTTCTTCAATTCTTGTTAACTTAACCTGCTCATCGTAGCTGTTGAATAGTTTTGAAGTTGCTTTGTTGTAATAGAAACCATTGTCTAATTGAACAATACTATTAATGTCTTTTTCAATTAGTTTACCGATGTACTCATCAAGTGTAATATTCAGTTTATTGATTTTTTCATTTAACTTAATATTGTCACTATCGTTTATAGAAATATTTAATTTTAAATCTTCCATGATCCTGTCCTTTTTGTTTTTATTTATTTATTTATTTGTAATAATAACATTTTCATGTGTACTTCTTGTGTAAGTAAATTATATATAAATAAAAAAATAAATATATGATATTTTTTTAATTATAGCAAAAAACACTATATTTTTATTAAAGTATAGCATTTTTGCTATAAAAGTCCAAGAGTTTTTACTAAAAGTAATTTAATAATGTAAATAATATGTATTATTTTCGCATTTTTACGAAAAAATAAATTTCTAAAGTTTTTTCACATTTTTACGAAAATTCCCATTTTATTCATTTTTTTTCATTTTTTAGTAATTATTTTTTTATTTATTCATAAAACAAGAAGAAAAAAACAAAGAATTAAACACTAAAAGTATAAAATTCTAGAAACTCGCCACAAAAGGATTTTTATGAATGATGATTTTTATTCTAAATTAAAAGCAATCAATAGTATTAAAGAAATTGCAAAAAACAATATATATTCAAAACTACCAAAGGATTGGTATATTCTAGCTACGGATATAAAAGATTCTACGATTGCAATTAAGGAAGGTAAATATAAAGAAGTTAATATGGTTGGAGCATTAACAATCATCTCAATTTTAAATATAAATAAAAACATCGACTTGCCTTATGTATTTGGCGGAGATGGAGCATTTGTAATAATTCCACAAAGTATTTACCATGAAGCTAAACAATCCCTATTAGCTATTCAAAAGATTTCTAAAGATGCTTATAGTTTAGACTTAAGGATTGCATCCATATGTATTGATGAAGTGTGTAAAAACAATAAAGAAGTATTAATATCTAAATTAAAAGTTTCAAAGGATTATTACCAAGCTATTATCAATGGTGGAGGATTAGAACTTTGTGATGACTTATTAAAAAACTCAAACAATTTCTTGATCAATGATAAAATAGATGAAAACTTTCAAGTTGATATAAGTGGACTAGAATGTAGATGGGAAGCAATTCCCTCTCCAAAAGATGATACTTTATCAATACTAATAAAAAGCAAAAATGAATCTTATTATGAAAATATACTATCTAATATAGAATCAATAATTGGTGATAATAAAAAAAGACACCCTATTTTGGAAAATGCTTTAAAATTAAGTTTTAAAGATAAAGACTTGAATTATGAATCATCTATTTATTCTCAAAATTTTTTTATGAAAAGACTAATAAATCTAAAACTAAAAATGATAAATGTAATTGGTTATATACTAATGAAACTCAATTTAAAAGATTGGTCTACATATAAACAAAGAGTTTTATCCACTACAGATACAGAAAAGTTTGATGATATTCTAAGAATGGTAGTATCAACAAGCAAAGAAGAAACACAAATTCTAGAAGAGTATTTAGAAAAAGAGTTTCAAAAAAATACATTAATATATGGTATTCACAAATCAGACTCAGCACTAATGACATGTTTAATATTTGAAAGACATGGAAGACATATACATTTTGTTGATGGATCAAATGGTGGATATGCCCTTGCAGCAAAAGATTTTAAGAATAGAGTTGCAATATAAGTATAAATTGTAACTATTATAATAACTTATTTGCTACTTTTATATTATTAGTTTAAAACTTTTATATTATTTAGTTATTTTGGTATAATATTTTTAACTTTTTATAAAAGGCTTAGCATGGGAAAAGTTGATATTTGTATGAAAATTAGACCAACTGTATTAACATTATTTATATTACTAACTGGAATTATTATTACTATTAGTTTATCTCTTCAATACTATTTTTTAAAAGAACTGGCATTTAATGCAACTGATGAGAATATGACACATATCTCAGAGAAGATTGAACAGAAAATAAAAAACCTTGATGAAAAAAACAATAATATAATTTCAAATCTTGAATTATATAAATCAATACATGGTATTCCCAAAAAAGATGAAAGGCACCCTCTTTTACCTCTTATAGCTAATACTTTAAATAATAACAAATTTATCTATGCTATATATGTGGGAACAGTAAAAGGCAGTTTCTATGAAGTAATTAATCTAGATATCGATAAAAAATTAAGAGATAAATACAATGCTTCTAAAGAGATGAAATGGCTTGTAATCAAGATTTATACTGAAAATGAAAAAAGAGTTCAATATGAAGAGTTCTTAGATTCAAGTCTAAAACAAATAAGAAGTAATAAATCCCTAGCCACATATGACCCAAGTATAAGACCATGGTTTAAAGAAGCCAGAAAAACTCACAAAATAATCAAAACTGATCCATATATGTATACAAATTTAGAAGCAAAAGGTACCACTTATGCAAAGGAAGTTCCTAATAGTAATTGTGTATTAGGAGTTGATGTATCTTTAACAAGTATGTCTAACTTCTTAAAAACTCAACTTGTTTTTGATGATAGTGAAATTTATCTTTTCAGAGATGAAAATAAAGTAACAGCAAGTGCAAATCAAGGTAAAAATTATAAAAATTTAGACTTTGAGGAATTAAGAAAGAATCTAAAAACAAGTAATAAAAATTCTAGTTCTAAAATCATAGAAATAAATGAAAAGAAATACTTCACATACTTTTCTACACTTGATTCAAGTTATGATAAAAAAGAGTATCTAACAGTATTATTACCTCTAAAAAGAATAATGGAACCATATAACAAAGATATTCTGATTTCATCATTTACAACTCTTTTAATATTACTACT contains the following coding sequences:
- a CDS encoding NYN domain-containing protein, giving the protein MKHNKKQDNIAMLIDCDNVSSKYIDSIVNDLSKYGVVNIRKAYGNWKNPKLKGWEESLLEYAIKPIQQFDYTKGKNASDIAMVIDIMDLLYTKDLSAIALVTSDSDFSPVVSRILSDGLTVYGYGESKTPGSLVNACSQFIYTEKLYESSNEDCSEERSSKVNQKDLRKDTKLVHTLRMAVEQTSDHNGWSNIAAVGLYISQNSSFSPINYGYQKLSHLIKATGLFHIEIEGDNNQVMFIKDNRN
- the abc-f gene encoding ribosomal protection-like ABC-F family protein, producing the protein MALVDLQNISKQYDIKTILKDANFTLNRGQRIAVIGQNGQGKSTLFKIITRDVEPDSGEISIDRSLKIEMLDQQPKFKAGLNVRDAIEGQLKEIKEARTEYEEITLKITTDYENEELIKRQSQLATFIDFHNAWDLDNTIERVLKEFKLKQYEFKDVNLLSGGEQRRVSLAGLLLKKPDVLLLDEPTNHLDVYMVEFLESLLLKNNFTLLFISHDRYFIDNIATSVVEVEGGTLKKFHGGYSSYLEQKQQLLENMQKDHHNLLRLVKREAHWMQRGVTARRKRNERRKSEYLDLKQKAKSNPAAIRKMSIELEREQKAFNTEDKQRNKKKMLYELDDVCKSLGDKELIRDFTSRILQKDTIAIVGPNGSGKSTLLKIFMEKFEVDSGKFKKGDFNIGYFDQQRDMLDDNKNIMDIFCPDGGDRVTLPDGRDQHVYGYLKNFLFPREYLDKKVGVLSGGEKNRVALALLFTKKVDCLILDEPTNDLDIPTINILEEYLQSFQGALIFVSHDRYFVDKIAKKLFVFKGKDGLVEESFQPYSEYLEIEKEIIDLESLELETKKQAQEKPKQTVKKQTKLSYKDQRDHDSLPEEIEKLEEKIEEINECLMNPACYEQKGIVAVSKELEDTEIIYEQKVERFLELEELIESFNS
- a CDS encoding GatB/YqeY domain-containing protein, yielding MSLKQQLKDDVKVAMREKNVVKRDSIRAINTMIKQIEVDERIELTDEDIIKLIQKGIKQREEAVTQYKAASRDDLVAKEQEQIDVFSIYLPAQLSDEELEAGMKEIVEAVGATSMKDMGKVMGQATKKFAGVADGKRINEVTKKLLS
- a CDS encoding GGDEF domain-containing protein, producing MEVKDIIENLSPRERSEVNSNNIDSIQKLIPLLLKRVTPENVEPLASLLRKSVLPSICLDVDDKIEHLFIKIEANPQLLFKEEVQGKIEDFILKRFEADKKLVIEQTSDISKFVTLMGQYLNDAISSSGNGSKNVLSIKEKIQSIDLNANGLKELEQLQTELVSAAGSIEDEMDTVSDKLKSGKSKVQELEEKVKTLEEELTKSKSESMKDHLTGLLTRRAYDEEVKRIESHYKRSNTQYAVVFFDLDYFKKINDTYGHDCGDVILSTFAKILDKNTRDEDIVGRYGGEEFVAIVHFNLTRELLQYLKRIKTIVTSNSFLYKGNKIKVTFSAGVSIRPNHDSYENTIQKADMLLYEAKENGRDQIKLEDGRTIK
- a CDS encoding helix-turn-helix domain-containing protein — protein: MEDLKLNISINDSDNIKLNEKINKLNITLDEYIGKLIEKDINSIVQLDNGFYYNKATSKLFNSYDEQVKLTRIEEALFSLLLENKGEIVPIETIHSVAWKGKNMTRFTLRNKVKTLRDKTYYDLIKNHSNIGYSMN
- a CDS encoding DUF3095 domain-containing protein encodes the protein MNDDFYSKLKAINSIKEIAKNNIYSKLPKDWYILATDIKDSTIAIKEGKYKEVNMVGALTIISILNINKNIDLPYVFGGDGAFVIIPQSIYHEAKQSLLAIQKISKDAYSLDLRIASICIDEVCKNNKEVLISKLKVSKDYYQAIINGGGLELCDDLLKNSNNFLINDKIDENFQVDISGLECRWEAIPSPKDDTLSILIKSKNESYYENILSNIESIIGDNKKRHPILENALKLSFKDKDLNYESSIYSQNFFMKRLINLKLKMINVIGYILMKLNLKDWSTYKQRVLSTTDTEKFDDILRMVVSTSKEETQILEEYLEKEFQKNTLIYGIHKSDSALMTCLIFERHGRHIHFVDGSNGGYALAAKDFKNRVAI